Within bacterium, the genomic segment ATTATCGCGCCGCGGCAGGTTACTTTCGCAGCCCCGCATTTCTGCCAAAGGGTGCTGGAGCTATGCCGTAGCAGGGCGGCTGTTGGTCCCGAGATCCGGACCACGCTAGACAGCCGCTTGCAGATGCGGCTGGAGCAACTGGCCAATGGGCACCTCGAGCAGCTTGCCAGGAACCATGTTACCAATGCGGCGGTGCTGGTCCTCGAGAATCGCAGCGGAGCGGTCAAGGCCTGGGTGGGATCCCGAGATTTTTTTGACGATCAGCATCAGGGTCAGGTGGATGGCGTGCGCAGCCTGCGCCAGCCCGGTTCGGCGATCAAGCCCTTCACCTATGCGCTGGCGCTCGAGAACGGCTTTACACCCGCCTCCATTCTGGCCGACATTGAGAGCTTTGCCGACGAAGGGGAAGGGCGTCCAGTCGTTCACAACTATGATGAAAAGTACCATGGCCCGGTGCGTTTACGCACGGCACTGGCCTGTTCCTACAACGTCGCCACCGTGCGGCTGCTAGATGCCCTCGGGGTCGATTTGCTTCTCGAGCGACTGCAGCGCGCCGGGTTCACCAGTTTGCGGAAGCCGGCCTCTCATTACGGGCCGGGGTTGACTCTGGGCAACGGCGAGGTGACGCTGCTGGAGCTGACCAACGCCTACCGGGCCTTAGCCAATGGCGGCGTGATGCGGCCTGTACATTTTTTGCGTGACGATTCCGCCCGTGCCGCAGCGCCGGGCCAGGAGACGCTGGCTGCAACCGGGGAGCTCGTTTTTTCACCGCAAGCGGCCTTCATCGTCGCGGACATTCTCGCCGACCATCGCGCCCGCGCTCCCGCTTTCGGCCTCGGTGCCCCGCTTCATCTGCCCTTCTGGTGTGCAGCCAAAACCGGGACTACCAAGGATTTTCGCGATAACTGGACGGTGGGGTTTACCACCGAGTATACCGTTGGGGTATGGGTCGGGAATTTTGATGGCCAGCCCATGGAGAAGATCAGCGGCATCACCGGCGCTGCCCCGCTCTTTCGCGACATCATGCTGGAGCTGCATGCCGATCACGATCCGGCCACGCTGCTGCAGCCTTCCGGGGTGATGCACGCCCCGATCTGTCCAGTTTCGGGCCAGGCTCCCGGGGCGGAGTGCCCCGGCAGCCTTGAGGAGTGGTTCATCGCCGGGACCGCACCCGCGCGGGCATGTCGGGTGCACTGTCGGGTTGCGGTGGACCGCCGCAATGGCTTGCTGGCCTCTGCGGCCACGCCGCCCGCGGAAGTCCAGAGACGTCTCTATGAGGTCTGGCCGCCGGAGTTTCGCGGCTGGATGGCCGCCCAACATTTGCCGCTGCCGCCGGAGGCCTATTCCCCGCTCCCCGAGGCCAATGCGGCGCATCTGGCCATCGTCGCACCGGCGGACGGGGATATCCTCAAGATCGATCCGGACCTACGCCGCGAATATCAAACTCTACTGCTCGAGGCGGTCGTGCCGGAAGGCGTCCGGAAGGTCGAGTGGCTGCACGGCGACAGCACCCTAGCCCGGGTGCGGGCGCCGTTTCAATGGCGTTGGCCGCTATCGCCCGGGCTCCACGCTTTCAGGCTCCGGGCGCAAGGCCGGGCGGGATGGCTTGAAAGCGCGCCCGTGACGATCCGGGTGTTGTGAAGGACCGGAACAAAGCCCTTGCCGTGGATGTTACACCTATACATTCTTTTGACGGGATGAAACCGATGCGGGAAGCCGGAATCTTCGTTCAAATTCTGGGGAAGGTGACCCCGGTGCGGGTTGAGCGTCCGGCGAGGTGTGCGGGCTGCTCCTGCTGCATCGAGCTGGCCGGCCCCTCCAAGTGTCTGATCGAGGCGGAGAATAACTTTGGCGCGGCGATGGGCGAGTGGGTGGAATATGAAATTCCCGCGCAGCAGCTTCTCAGCCATTCTTCCCTCGCTTTTCTCCTGCCCCTGTTCTTCGCCGGCCGGGACCCGCGGGATGGCGGTGCGAAGCTCTCGGGTTGTCCCTCCTCCGCAGCAATCCATGGAACTACCAGATAGGAACCTCATGCGTCGATATTCAGTCTTGTTGTATCTCGGATTTTGGGCCGCAGCTGCCGCGGCAGGAACAATGGGCGTGCGGACGCTCTCGAGCTCCAGCTCGGGGCTTGTGCTCGAGTTCATCCCGCAAAACTGGCGGATCGATTCGGTTCGTGTCGACGGCCGCGCCCGTCTGACCTTTCAGTTTGCGGGCGCCGAGATGACCGGTGCGCCCGGCGCGCCGATGCTTCCCGCCCGGACAGTAGTCGCGGGCATTCCTCCACAGGGCGGTGTCTCCCTGCGGGTCGTCACGGCGGAGTACGAGATGCGCCGCGGCGCGGTGATGCCGATGGGGCGGCTGGTGCCGGATGGAACCCTCTCCCGCACGGTCTATGACGCCGTCGGGTCCGCGGCCTCGAGTCAAACCTTCGGTCCCGAGGTCGCAGTGCTCTCCGAGCCGCAGGAATTCCGCGGCCAGCGGACTGTCCGCGTCACCTTCCATCCCGTTCAGGCGGCACCGGGATTGGACCAGCTGCGTCTCTATCGCCGTGTGGTTGTTGAACTCACCTTTTCCGGTGCCGGCACCACGATGGCGGTTGCAGCAGCCGCCGGTGCGGAAGAGGGGCTCTACAAGGAGTTGCTGGTCAACTACCAGCAGGCGCGCTCCTGGCGCAGCGCCGTTCCGCCCCGCTTGGCCAAGCCGGCGCGGACGAATTTCCCGGGAGACAACTGGTACAAGATCATCATCCACGGTGACGGCAAGGGGAACAAAGAAGGTCTTTACAAAATCACCGCTGCCGCGTTAAGCCAGGCCGGCGTCCCCCTGGCCAGCATCGACCCGACCACCCTGCAGCTCTTCAACAATGGCGGCCGGGAGCTGGCGGAGAACATTGCCACTCCGAGGCCCGACTCTCTTATCGAGAATGCGATCCTGGTCAGCGGCGAATCCGACGGCAAATTCGACAGCGGGGATTATATCCTCTTTTATGGCCGCTCCCTGGAGGGCAAATACTTCAGCCGCTCGGATGGCAAATATCTCCATTATATCAATCATTACGGCTACGACAATGTCTACTGGCTCACCTTCGGCTTGGCCCGGGGAAAACGGATGCAAAGACGCACCTCTCTGCCGGTTATCGGTGAGCTTGAAAGCTCCTTCAAAGATCTCGCCTTCATCGAGGATGAGAAATCCAACATCTACAAATCCGGGTCGGACTGGCTTGGATTCGAACTGGCCCGCGACAAGGCGACTTATTCCCAGGTGTTCGCTCTGCCGGGTGCGGTGCCCCAGGCCTTGGCCGCCTTCCGCTTTCAGGTGGCGGCGACCACCTCGGGCTCGCATCTCTTCAAGATGAATGTAAACGGCAACACCCTCGGGCAGGTCAGCCTCACCGGACAGTTAAGTGCCTATTCCGTGCGTCTCTCCGAGTTCAACGCCGCGGGGGTCCTCCTCGATGGCAACAATACCTTGGGCATCGACTATGTCGCTACATCGGATATCAGTCAGGCCTATGTGGACTGGATCGAGGTCGAGTATCCGCGCCGTTTTCAAGCGGTGGGCGATCAGCTGCTTTTCAATGCGCCGCTGCGCGACGGGACGGCCGCTTGGGCGGTGGGCAATTTCAACCGTTCCGAGATCGCGGTTTACGATGTCACATCGTTTTCCGATGTCAGCGTGATTGAGGCGACGCAGATTGAGGGGGCGACGGTACGGTTTGCCGATACCGTGAACAGCACCATGCCACGCCGCTATCTGGCCGTGACTCCCGCCGCCTATCTGGCGGTCAGTGACATTCAGCACGACGCCAGCTCGAACCTGCGCCAGGCGCGCGATATCGATTATATCATCATCACCCATGACCATTTTTACCAGCAGGCGATGCAGCTTGAAAGC encodes:
- the pbpC gene encoding penicillin-binding protein 1C; the protein is MNSRTIHWAAAGGVLLLAIVLLTPPAALRLDHRAMHSWKLYDDQGGLLREVLSDEEGRSTWIPLQQMGPDLPAAVIAVEDKRFYHHPGIDPLAILRAAWLNTRRREVLSGGSTLTMQLARQIYHLPRQWYAKPLEALFALRLEIWLSKAEILEQYLNRAPFGNQLFGVEAASRTYFQRPARLLSLAEAAFLAGLPQSPARFNPYTHLERARRRQAVVLAALLRQGSINRERLRSALEQPLIIAPRQVTFAAPHFCQRVLELCRSRAAVGPEIRTTLDSRLQMRLEQLANGHLEQLARNHVTNAAVLVLENRSGAVKAWVGSRDFFDDQHQGQVDGVRSLRQPGSAIKPFTYALALENGFTPASILADIESFADEGEGRPVVHNYDEKYHGPVRLRTALACSYNVATVRLLDALGVDLLLERLQRAGFTSLRKPASHYGPGLTLGNGEVTLLELTNAYRALANGGVMRPVHFLRDDSARAAAPGQETLAATGELVFSPQAAFIVADILADHRARAPAFGLGAPLHLPFWCAAKTGTTKDFRDNWTVGFTTEYTVGVWVGNFDGQPMEKISGITGAAPLFRDIMLELHADHDPATLLQPSGVMHAPICPVSGQAPGAECPGSLEEWFIAGTAPARACRVHCRVAVDRRNGLLASAATPPAEVQRRLYEVWPPEFRGWMAAQHLPLPPEAYSPLPEANAAHLAIVAPADGDILKIDPDLRREYQTLLLEAVVPEGVRKVEWLHGDSTLARVRAPFQWRWPLSPGLHAFRLRAQGRAGWLESAPVTIRVL
- a CDS encoding SoxR reducing system RseC family protein → MREAGIFVQILGKVTPVRVERPARCAGCSCCIELAGPSKCLIEAENNFGAAMGEWVEYEIPAQQLLSHSSLAFLLPLFFAGRDPRDGGAKLSGCPSSAAIHGTTR